One Bermanella sp. WJH001 genomic region harbors:
- the queG gene encoding tRNA epoxyqueuosine(34) reductase QueG, with the protein MITPEQSQALARDIKTWGEELGFAQVAITDVDLQQHGERLVEWLKKGYHGEMAYMADHDDMRYRPEKLHPGTFRIITLRMDYMAPEVETIRVLNNPNQAYISRYALGRDYHKLMRKRITQLGKKIEHAISELDLAPNFRAFVDSAPVLERGLAQKAGMGWIGKNAMLINPKAGSYFFLGELFTNLPLPLDDPYQDMNCGSCTACITECPTGAIVDNHVVDGRKCISYLTIELKTAIPEALRSKMGNRIFGCDDCQLCCPWNKFTKASQEQDFTPRHNLDTATLLELFAWDEKTFLAKTQGTPIRRAGHERWLRNIAVALGNAPHAQEIIIALNDKASFNSPLVQEHVNWALQQQLQKPS; encoded by the coding sequence ATGATCACCCCAGAACAAAGCCAAGCGCTTGCCCGCGACATTAAAACTTGGGGAGAAGAACTGGGCTTCGCCCAAGTGGCCATTACCGATGTTGACCTTCAACAACATGGTGAACGACTAGTCGAGTGGTTAAAAAAAGGCTATCACGGCGAAATGGCTTACATGGCCGATCATGATGACATGCGCTATCGCCCAGAAAAACTGCACCCAGGCACCTTTCGGATTATCACGCTAAGAATGGATTACATGGCACCGGAAGTAGAAACCATCCGTGTACTCAACAACCCCAATCAAGCTTACATCAGCCGCTATGCCTTAGGGCGTGATTATCACAAGCTTATGCGCAAACGCATCACGCAACTGGGCAAAAAAATCGAACATGCCATTAGTGAACTAGACCTTGCACCTAACTTTCGCGCCTTTGTGGACAGCGCACCAGTATTAGAGCGCGGCCTTGCTCAAAAAGCTGGCATGGGCTGGATTGGCAAAAACGCCATGTTAATCAACCCAAAAGCGGGGAGTTATTTTTTCTTAGGGGAGTTATTCACCAACTTACCCTTACCCCTTGATGACCCCTATCAAGATATGAACTGCGGCAGTTGCACCGCATGTATCACCGAATGCCCCACTGGGGCCATTGTGGATAACCATGTGGTGGATGGGCGCAAATGCATTTCCTATTTAACCATTGAATTGAAAACCGCCATTCCTGAAGCGTTGCGCAGCAAAATGGGCAACCGCATTTTTGGTTGCGATGACTGCCAACTTTGCTGTCCGTGGAATAAATTCACCAAGGCATCACAAGAACAAGATTTCACCCCGCGCCACAATTTAGACACCGCCACCTTGCTTGAACTCTTTGCTTGGGACGAAAAAACATTTTTAGCTAAAACCCAAGGCACACCGATTCGCCGTGCCGGTCATGAACGTTGGTTAAGAAACATTGCGGTGGCTCTGGGTAATGCGCCGCACGCCCAAGAAATCATTATAGCTCTAAATGATAAAGCCAGTTTTAACTCCCCTTTAGTGCAAGAACACGTCAACTGGGCACTGCAACAGCAGTTACAAAAACCTTCATAG
- the proV gene encoding glycine betaine/L-proline ABC transporter ATP-binding protein ProV has translation MKTKLSIQHVYKIFGKHPKKAMNMVGQGKTKDQIFSAIGQTVGVKDASFDIYEGEIFVIMGLSGSGKSTMVRMLNRLIEPTQGKIFLDDTDIASLDEEALRQIRLHKISMVFQSFALMPHICVRDNVAFGLDLAGDVSIEERQKRADAALDRVGLLPNADSYPSELSGGMQQRVGLARALCINPDVLLMDEAFSALDPLIRTEMQDELLRLQAEDKRTIVFISHDLDEAVRIGDRIAIMQGGEVVQVGTPDDIINNPANDYVRSFFRGVDVSTVLSAKDVASRTQQTLIKKTSDTGISTSLQLLKDNDRDYGYVVDGSNQFVGVVSTDSLKQAKQQSQAIEAALLKKPQTILADTPLGELISDVAQAPCSPPVVNEQGKFLGVISKTVLLEALDRQTGDTL, from the coding sequence ATGAAGACAAAATTATCTATACAGCACGTGTATAAGATTTTTGGTAAACACCCTAAAAAAGCCATGAATATGGTGGGACAGGGCAAAACAAAAGACCAAATATTCAGCGCCATAGGCCAAACCGTGGGCGTAAAAGATGCCTCTTTCGATATTTATGAGGGGGAGATCTTTGTCATTATGGGGCTTTCTGGCTCAGGAAAATCCACCATGGTGCGCATGCTCAACCGACTTATTGAGCCTACCCAGGGTAAAATATTTTTAGATGACACCGACATCGCCTCTTTAGACGAAGAAGCACTTCGTCAAATACGCTTGCATAAAATCTCAATGGTATTTCAATCCTTTGCGCTCATGCCCCATATCTGCGTGCGCGACAATGTAGCCTTTGGTTTAGATTTAGCAGGTGATGTATCCATTGAAGAGCGCCAAAAACGCGCAGACGCTGCACTGGATCGTGTGGGTCTATTGCCCAATGCAGACTCTTACCCCAGTGAGCTATCAGGTGGTATGCAGCAACGAGTTGGCCTTGCCCGAGCTCTGTGCATAAACCCAGATGTTCTGTTAATGGATGAGGCCTTCAGCGCCCTTGATCCGCTCATTCGAACTGAAATGCAAGATGAGCTGCTGCGCCTGCAAGCAGAAGATAAACGCACCATTGTGTTTATCTCTCACGATTTAGACGAAGCCGTGCGCATCGGTGATCGCATCGCCATCATGCAAGGGGGCGAGGTGGTGCAAGTGGGCACCCCAGACGACATCATTAACAATCCTGCCAATGATTACGTACGCTCATTCTTTCGTGGTGTCGATGTAAGCACAGTGTTAAGTGCAAAAGATGTGGCTAGTCGCACTCAACAAACTCTCATAAAAAAAACCTCCGATACAGGTATTAGTACCAGTCTGCAATTACTTAAAGACAATGATCGAGATTATGGTTACGTGGTCGATGGCAGTAATCAGTTTGTTGGGGTGGTCTCAACTGACTCGTTAAAACAAGCCAAACAGCAAAGCCAAGCAATTGAAGCGGCACTTTTGAAAAAACCACAAACCATTCTGGCCGACACGCCACTGGGTGAATTAATTTCTGATGTAGCCCAAGCGCCTTGCTCGCCCCCTGTGGTCAATGAGCAAGGGAAGTTTTTAGGGGTCATCAGTAAAACCGTTTTACTGGAAGCGCTGGACCGTCAAACAGGAGATACCTTATGA
- the proW gene encoding glycine betaine/L-proline ABC transporter permease ProW, with amino-acid sequence MSQDNPWGTQDSNDSAYLADKSNEVAPSFDWTEPFKVDGGIIPFNDMVDSTLDAVVPFLRPVFQALSQPIGWILNSIEAFLLWVPAPFIILALALLAWKLSTRNIAIGTFLGLLSIGLIGAWDDAMITLSLVITSLFFCVAIGLPMGIWLSRSDKAVSIVRPILDAMQTTPAFVYLIPIVMLFSPGKVAGVIVTIIFAVPPMIRLTNLGIRQVPADLIEAAKAFGTNPKQLLFKVQLPLALPTIMAGVNQTLMLALSMVVIASMIAVPGLGLMVLQGIGRNDIGIAAVGGLGIVVLAIILDRITQHIGRGKK; translated from the coding sequence ATGAGCCAAGATAACCCATGGGGCACTCAAGACAGTAACGACTCGGCTTATCTTGCAGATAAATCCAATGAGGTAGCACCAAGTTTCGATTGGACCGAACCATTCAAAGTAGATGGCGGCATCATCCCTTTTAATGACATGGTGGATTCCACACTGGATGCTGTGGTGCCGTTTTTACGCCCAGTTTTTCAAGCTCTGTCTCAGCCTATCGGCTGGATTTTAAATTCCATCGAAGCTTTTTTATTATGGGTCCCCGCCCCCTTTATTATCTTGGCGCTGGCATTATTGGCCTGGAAACTATCGACTCGTAATATCGCCATTGGCACTTTCTTGGGCTTACTGAGTATTGGATTAATTGGCGCATGGGATGACGCCATGATCACCCTTTCATTGGTGATCACTTCATTATTCTTTTGCGTAGCCATTGGTTTGCCCATGGGAATATGGTTGTCGCGTTCGGATAAAGCGGTTTCGATTGTGCGACCCATTTTAGATGCCATGCAAACCACTCCTGCGTTTGTGTATTTGATTCCCATCGTTATGTTATTCAGCCCGGGTAAGGTAGCCGGTGTCATCGTCACCATTATTTTTGCGGTTCCGCCCATGATCCGTTTAACCAATTTAGGCATTCGCCAAGTCCCTGCGGACTTAATCGAGGCAGCAAAAGCATTTGGTACCAATCCAAAACAGTTGCTGTTCAAAGTGCAATTGCCTCTTGCTCTGCCCACCATCATGGCTGGGGTGAATCAAACCTTGATGCTCGCGCTTTCAATGGTGGTGATTGCCTCCATGATTGCAGTACCTGGTCTGGGTCTTATGGTATTACAAGGTATTGGTCGTAACGACATAGGTATTGCTGCCGTTGGTGGCTTAGGGATTGTGGTACTAGCGATAATTTTAGATCGCATTACACAACACATTGGCCGCGGCAAAAAATAA
- the proX gene encoding glycine betaine/L-proline ABC transporter substrate-binding protein ProX, protein MKLLKALLVLPILTTLLAGCSETAETTTANTDKPGKGISVKSFHSPIAEEKFQTLIINRALEELGYDTQPILEVEYNAGYTAIAQNDIQWAAISWDPLHNDMFKNSGGGDTIIKLGQYITGAAQGYLMDKATAEKYSIDTIDDLKDPTLAKLFDATGDGKADLTGCQPGWGCEAVINHQLNAFGLRDTVNHVQGSYAAIISDTIARYKAGQPIVYYTWTPYWVSGVLVPSKDVVWLQVPRSEHPLGTDTQLPNGDNYGFNVNSERIVVNKEFAEANPAAKKLFEVAKLNINAVSAQNKLISEGENTAADIERHTTNWIAKNRDLFDSWLEAARNAAM, encoded by the coding sequence ATGAAGCTGCTTAAAGCATTATTAGTCTTACCCATATTAACAACACTGTTAGCAGGTTGTTCAGAAACTGCAGAAACCACAACAGCCAACACCGATAAACCAGGCAAGGGCATAAGCGTGAAAAGTTTTCACAGTCCAATCGCTGAAGAAAAATTTCAAACTCTGATTATTAACCGTGCCCTAGAAGAGTTGGGATATGACACACAGCCCATTTTAGAAGTGGAATACAACGCTGGCTATACCGCCATTGCACAAAACGACATTCAATGGGCTGCTATTAGTTGGGACCCGTTACACAATGACATGTTTAAAAACTCTGGTGGCGGCGATACCATCATTAAATTAGGCCAATACATTACCGGCGCAGCACAAGGCTATTTAATGGATAAAGCCACCGCCGAAAAATATAGCATCGACACCATTGATGATTTAAAAGATCCGACACTGGCTAAGTTATTTGATGCCACTGGCGACGGTAAAGCCGATCTAACTGGCTGCCAGCCAGGCTGGGGCTGTGAAGCCGTAATCAATCACCAACTCAATGCATTTGGTTTGCGCGATACGGTTAACCATGTACAAGGCAGTTATGCGGCCATTATCTCAGACACTATTGCCCGCTATAAAGCTGGCCAGCCAATCGTGTATTACACTTGGACGCCTTATTGGGTTTCAGGTGTATTAGTTCCTAGTAAGGACGTTGTTTGGTTACAAGTGCCACGCTCTGAACACCCACTGGGCACTGACACACAGCTACCAAACGGGGATAACTATGGTTTTAATGTAAACAGCGAACGGATTGTTGTGAATAAAGAATTTGCCGAAGCAAATCCTGCTGCGAAAAAATTATTTGAAGTAGCAAAATTAAATATCAATGCCGTATCTGCCCAGAACAAATTAATTTCAGAGGGTGAAAATACAGCAGCAGATATCGAACGTCACACTACTAACTGGATAGCTAAAAACCGTGATTTATTCGATTCATGGTTAGAAGCAGCTAGAAACGCAGCTATGTAG
- a CDS encoding M14 family zinc carboxypeptidase yields the protein MDVNVAPNPPPESNTSKLAFASEFVLTNDVDIALNDGQLLHEFVQCHKGQLKTYVPEYLELDKIISQNQDVIEVELLAQVPVNNIQLPIPMLTIGDPEKSQTTFFISAAIHGVERIGTQALLAWLQSLLQRYRWDGLWRSQFVSDVALVILPMVNPAGMYLNRRSNANGIDINRHAPIEAEDPVPFLLGGQRFSKKLPWYRGKQGGEVQTEFCVLEHVIERITANDKPVIALDIHSGFGFKDQLWIPYAFRRQPISDVPVYMALKILWERNYPNHNYLFEPQSTAYLSHGDVWDYFHRKCQQQGRTLLPITLEMGSWNWVKKRPIQLLSFSGLFHPTVPHRHARVLRQHLGLMDFLLAATRNFEQWKPQGDQWYAMEQVALSMWYKD from the coding sequence ATGGATGTCAATGTGGCGCCCAACCCTCCGCCTGAAAGCAATACCTCCAAGCTTGCGTTTGCCTCTGAATTTGTTTTAACAAACGATGTTGATATCGCACTAAACGATGGGCAGTTATTGCATGAATTTGTGCAGTGCCACAAAGGTCAGCTTAAAACTTATGTGCCTGAATACCTTGAGCTGGATAAAATTATCAGCCAAAACCAAGATGTGATTGAGGTTGAACTATTAGCGCAAGTCCCTGTTAATAATATTCAACTTCCAATCCCCATGCTGACCATAGGTGACCCCGAAAAAAGCCAAACTACTTTTTTTATTAGCGCTGCCATTCATGGCGTTGAGCGCATTGGCACACAAGCCTTATTGGCTTGGTTGCAATCGTTATTACAACGTTATCGTTGGGATGGCCTTTGGCGTAGCCAATTTGTGAGCGATGTGGCGCTGGTGATTTTACCCATGGTCAATCCTGCAGGTATGTATTTAAACCGCCGCTCCAATGCCAATGGTATTGATATCAATCGTCACGCGCCCATTGAAGCCGAAGACCCTGTGCCATTTTTATTAGGTGGGCAACGCTTTAGTAAAAAATTACCTTGGTATCGCGGAAAACAAGGGGGGGAAGTGCAAACGGAGTTTTGTGTGCTTGAACACGTTATTGAACGTATTACGGCCAACGACAAACCTGTAATTGCGTTAGATATACACAGTGGTTTTGGTTTTAAAGATCAGCTGTGGATTCCTTACGCATTTCGTCGTCAACCCATTAGTGATGTGCCTGTGTATATGGCGTTAAAAATTTTATGGGAACGCAATTACCCAAACCATAATTATTTATTTGAACCACAATCCACTGCGTATTTAAGTCATGGTGATGTATGGGATTATTTTCATCGTAAATGCCAACAACAGGGGCGAACGTTATTGCCCATAACCTTAGAGATGGGATCGTGGAACTGGGTGAAAAAACGCCCCATTCAATTGTTAAGTTTTAGTGGTTTATTTCACCCTACGGTGCCTCACCGTCATGCACGGGTATTAAGGCAGCACTTGGGATTGATGGATTTTTTATTAGCTGCCACCCGTAATTTTGAACAATGGAAACCCCAAGGAGATCAGTGGTATGCCATGGAGCAAGTGGCGCTGTCTATGTGGTATAAAGATTAA
- a CDS encoding NYN domain-containing protein has translation MTNIAVFVDVQNIYYTTRDMYKRSFNYKKLWADLSEQGTITHAYAYAIDRGIDSQIKFQDALRNIGFDVKLKPFIQRRDGSAKGDWDVGITIDVMEAAPDVDQVVLLSGDGDFAILLEKVRSKFKVKTKVYGVEFLTANGLIQSCDEFVNIEKDMLI, from the coding sequence ATGACCAATATTGCAGTGTTTGTGGATGTGCAAAATATCTATTACACCACCCGCGACATGTATAAGCGCTCATTTAACTACAAAAAACTATGGGCCGATTTGAGCGAGCAAGGCACCATCACACACGCTTATGCCTATGCCATTGACCGCGGCATTGATAGCCAAATTAAATTTCAAGATGCGCTGCGTAATATAGGTTTTGACGTCAAACTTAAACCTTTTATTCAACGCCGTGACGGCAGCGCAAAAGGAGACTGGGATGTGGGCATTACCATAGATGTGATGGAAGCCGCCCCAGACGTAGACCAAGTGGTTTTATTAAGTGGTGATGGCGACTTTGCCATTTTATTAGAAAAAGTGCGCAGTAAATTTAAGGTGAAAACCAAGGTTTATGGCGTGGAGTTTTTAACCGCCAATGGCTTGATTCAAAGCTGTGATGAATTTGTGAATATAGAAAAAGACATGCTGATCTAA
- a CDS encoding PKD domain-containing protein, whose translation MKEICILITFLVLAGCGDKKTKQAPQDPVVACDLSQSVVHFEDQDFTVGNIGGEMTVSLPTNCAVNRIEARWLNNQGQPLDELVVSAMVNGSNSLQTITIPFATNIPNDDATLQLHGLNDEHKGQPQLVSIIDLAHVNGPGGNYYSNWMYGDDRPALVVSVRKQGSDYFCVFDNGNVLVHDANFEEDLNDKSGLIVVADDALYPAFEFDCTDSQVNEHRKVMTYDQDDNDIVHTYSMINDAMFYGSLVFDMYEELLGIRPMEKIRIRAHYGSLMSFNLWAHWDGAYVNFNDVMFRAYGSASLDTVSHEITHGVLQQHTALKFAPQTTYHMDGRMLHEAFSDMASVMAHYQLYGELNWVMGDENFASQKRYLNQIETEKGAIASYFDYTDAGTNYYKRMGMMTYPFYVLTQKWGVENTFSLFLKSAQSCWQPNAELMQAVTCVYQTAQGNDFSTTDVVDAFRAVKIQLNEEDTLAHYEFEAQKLRVQFTDDTHSDRVLTEYLWDFDDGVTSTQASPYHEYANSGEYEPTLTVTDHLGVTDTFSRYVSITDEYCRPFTSTVKRQFDSVAINGDVIAFDPSQYDYTDLEPIEVTAGTPFSLVVTGTVVDTEFKDTRWSARVDLNDDGKYTEADGELLLEYDQFENEYGLNQNITIGEEYIGNTVYMRLNGDTFKGFSACHAILGSVIDVRLKLVAP comes from the coding sequence ATGAAAGAGATTTGCATACTGATCACTTTTTTAGTGTTAGCAGGTTGCGGTGATAAAAAAACAAAACAAGCCCCACAAGACCCAGTTGTCGCCTGTGACTTATCACAAAGCGTGGTGCATTTTGAAGATCAGGATTTTACCGTAGGCAATATTGGTGGTGAGATGACAGTTTCATTGCCAACAAATTGCGCGGTCAATCGCATTGAAGCACGCTGGTTAAATAACCAAGGTCAGCCACTTGATGAGCTGGTTGTTAGTGCCATGGTCAACGGTTCTAATTCCTTACAAACTATCACAATTCCTTTTGCGACAAACATTCCCAATGACGATGCAACCTTACAATTGCATGGGTTGAATGATGAGCACAAAGGCCAACCTCAGTTAGTGTCTATAATTGATTTAGCTCATGTGAATGGACCTGGTGGAAATTATTATTCAAATTGGATGTACGGCGATGATCGGCCTGCGTTAGTGGTATCCGTGCGCAAGCAAGGCAGTGATTATTTTTGTGTATTTGATAACGGTAATGTTTTGGTACACGACGCAAATTTTGAAGAAGATTTAAACGATAAAAGCGGTTTAATAGTGGTGGCGGATGACGCGTTATATCCCGCTTTTGAATTTGATTGCACTGATTCACAAGTGAACGAGCATCGTAAAGTGATGACATACGATCAAGATGATAATGACATCGTTCATACCTATTCCATGATTAATGATGCTATGTTTTATGGCTCGCTGGTCTTTGATATGTATGAAGAATTACTGGGTATCCGCCCAATGGAGAAAATCCGTATTCGCGCACACTATGGCAGCTTAATGAGTTTTAATTTATGGGCCCATTGGGATGGGGCTTATGTAAATTTTAACGATGTGATGTTCCGTGCTTATGGCTCAGCGTCTTTAGATACCGTCAGTCATGAAATCACCCATGGTGTATTGCAGCAACACACGGCGTTAAAGTTTGCACCCCAGACGACTTATCATATGGATGGTCGAATGCTGCATGAGGCGTTTTCCGATATGGCTTCGGTGATGGCCCATTACCAACTTTATGGCGAATTAAATTGGGTAATGGGCGATGAAAATTTTGCCTCTCAAAAGCGTTATTTAAACCAAATTGAAACTGAAAAAGGCGCAATAGCGAGTTACTTCGATTATACCGATGCCGGCACTAATTATTACAAGCGCATGGGCATGATGACGTATCCATTTTATGTATTAACGCAAAAATGGGGCGTGGAGAATACATTTTCTTTATTTTTAAAATCCGCTCAATCATGTTGGCAACCCAATGCTGAACTAATGCAGGCTGTAACCTGCGTGTATCAAACGGCACAGGGCAATGACTTTTCTACAACCGATGTTGTGGATGCATTTCGCGCAGTTAAAATTCAATTAAACGAAGAAGATACCTTGGCGCATTATGAATTTGAGGCGCAAAAACTACGAGTGCAGTTTACCGATGATACACACAGTGACCGTGTGCTGACCGAATACCTTTGGGATTTTGATGACGGTGTGACCAGTACACAAGCTTCCCCTTATCATGAGTATGCAAACAGCGGTGAATATGAACCTACATTAACCGTCACGGATCATCTTGGTGTAACCGATACCTTTTCTCGTTATGTCTCTATTACCGATGAATATTGTCGCCCCTTCACATCTACTGTTAAACGTCAGTTTGATAGCGTGGCCATTAATGGTGACGTCATTGCATTTGATCCAAGCCAATATGACTACACAGATTTGGAACCCATTGAAGTTACAGCAGGCACACCTTTTTCATTAGTTGTTACGGGCACGGTTGTTGATACCGAATTTAAAGATACTCGTTGGAGCGCAAGAGTAGACTTAAATGATGATGGCAAGTACACCGAAGCTGATGGTGAGTTACTGTTAGAGTATGACCAATTTGAAAACGAATATGGCTTGAATCAAAACATCACCATAGGTGAAGAATACATAGGTAATACCGTTTATATGCGTTTAAATGGTGACACATTTAAAGGTTTTAGCGCGTGTCACGCGATTCTTGGTAGCGTGATTGATGTGCGTTTAAAATTAGTGGCACCGTAA
- the orn gene encoding oligoribonuclease produces MENKHNLIWIDLEMTGLEPATDVIIEIATIVTDGDLNILAEGPVLAIHQPDSIIDNMDDWNTKTHGNSGLVQRVKDSKIDEAEAVKQTIAFLQQYIGKGTSPMCGNSVHQDRRFLNKYMPELEDFFHYRNIDVSTLKELARRWAPEKLTGLTKKGSHQALDDIRESIEEMQYYRKNIMSI; encoded by the coding sequence ATGGAAAACAAGCATAACCTGATCTGGATCGACCTTGAAATGACAGGCCTTGAGCCTGCCACGGATGTGATCATCGAGATTGCCACCATCGTCACCGACGGTGACTTAAATATCCTAGCCGAAGGCCCTGTATTGGCCATTCATCAGCCAGACAGCATCATTGATAATATGGACGATTGGAACACCAAAACCCATGGCAATTCAGGCTTGGTTCAGCGCGTGAAAGACAGCAAGATTGATGAAGCCGAAGCGGTGAAACAAACTATCGCGTTCTTACAGCAATACATAGGTAAAGGCACCAGCCCAATGTGTGGCAATAGCGTGCACCAAGATCGCCGATTTTTGAATAAATACATGCCTGAGCTTGAGGACTTTTTTCACTACCGCAATATCGATGTGAGCACCTTAAAAGAATTAGCGCGCCGCTGGGCACCTGAAAAATTGACGGGTTTAACCAAAAAAGGCTCCCACCAAGCATTGGATGATATTCGTGAGAGCATTGAAGAGATGCAGTATTACCGTAAAAATATTATGAGTATCTAA
- the rsgA gene encoding small ribosomal subunit biogenesis GTPase RsgA, with amino-acid sequence MSKRKLSKRQTWRINKIQQERSERADKKEEQIHDELEGGDLGPEQSGQVIAHFGTQVLVEGSDGEQKRCHMRANLGGLVTGDSVVWRIGKDEHGVVVARNERESELCRPNMYGELKSVAANIDYMIIVVAPEPYAHRNLIDRYLVAAEMSGIEPVLCLNKIDLIDSENQEHFLHLVHDYQEIGYRFMHASTKTDNGLEDLKSFLKDRISVFVGQSGVGKSSIISTLLPDEDIRVGALSEQSRKGKHTTTTATLFHFPSGGDLIDSPGIREFGLWHMEEHEILEGFIEFKPFIGTCKFRDCKHQAEPGCAIKKALEDGHISERRYDSYQQIINSLLDVAMRPH; translated from the coding sequence ATGTCAAAACGAAAGCTCAGCAAGCGTCAGACTTGGCGAATCAACAAAATTCAACAAGAACGCAGCGAACGCGCTGATAAAAAAGAAGAGCAAATCCACGACGAACTAGAAGGGGGCGATCTTGGCCCTGAGCAGTCTGGTCAGGTTATTGCTCACTTTGGCACACAAGTTTTAGTAGAAGGCAGTGATGGCGAGCAAAAGCGCTGCCACATGCGCGCTAACTTAGGCGGACTGGTAACTGGGGACTCAGTAGTTTGGCGCATCGGTAAAGACGAACATGGCGTGGTGGTGGCGCGTAATGAGCGCGAATCTGAGTTATGCCGCCCTAACATGTATGGTGAACTTAAAAGCGTCGCCGCCAACATTGACTACATGATCATAGTGGTGGCCCCAGAACCCTATGCTCACCGCAACCTTATTGACCGCTACTTAGTGGCCGCCGAAATGAGCGGTATTGAACCGGTGTTGTGTTTAAACAAAATTGACCTAATTGACAGCGAAAACCAAGAGCACTTTTTACACCTTGTGCACGACTACCAAGAGATTGGTTACCGCTTCATGCATGCCAGCACCAAAACCGACAATGGCCTAGAAGATTTAAAAAGCTTTTTAAAAGATCGCATCAGTGTATTTGTGGGCCAAAGTGGCGTGGGGAAATCCAGCATCATCTCCACCCTACTTCCTGACGAAGACATTCGTGTAGGCGCGTTAAGCGAACAAAGCCGCAAAGGCAAGCACACCACTACCACAGCTACCCTATTCCATTTTCCAAGTGGCGGAGACCTTATCGACAGCCCAGGAATCCGTGAATTTGGTCTATGGCACATGGAAGAACATGAAATATTAGAAGGCTTTATTGAGTTCAAACCCTTTATTGGTACCTGCAAGTTCCGTGACTGCAAACACCAAGCTGAACCCGGTTGTGCCATCAAAAAAGCCCTTGAAGATGGCCACATTAGCGAGCGCCGCTATGACAGCTACCAACAGATCATCAACAGCCTCTTAGATGTCGCTATGCGCCCACACTAA
- a CDS encoding BLUF domain-containing protein codes for MQLVMYISDYARPINYLEDDLTQILASAISHNRSHDITGVLFFDNGKFIQILEGTKQELNALLERIKLDTRHKNFKLLMDEPIDKREIQDWSMKAFDLTEHEPQDWTQLEDLRDAYLNTFKVSSKQISSWISHFIKDYARFKKHERS; via the coding sequence ATGCAGCTTGTTATGTACATCAGCGATTATGCGCGGCCCATCAACTACCTAGAAGATGATCTAACTCAGATACTTGCCAGTGCTATAAGCCATAATCGAAGTCACGATATTACAGGTGTTCTTTTTTTTGATAACGGTAAGTTCATTCAAATATTGGAAGGTACAAAGCAAGAGCTAAACGCACTACTAGAGCGTATCAAACTCGATACTCGCCATAAAAACTTCAAGCTTTTAATGGATGAACCAATCGATAAACGTGAGATTCAAGATTGGAGTATGAAGGCATTCGATCTGACTGAGCATGAACCACAAGACTGGACACAATTAGAAGATTTACGGGATGCTTACTTAAATACATTTAAGGTTTCAAGCAAACAGATCTCCTCTTGGATTAGCCACTTTATTAAAGACTACGCTCGCTTTAAAAAGCACGAGCGCAGTTAG